The Brachionichthys hirsutus isolate HB-005 chromosome 3, CSIRO-AGI_Bhir_v1, whole genome shotgun sequence genome has a window encoding:
- the LOC137914130 gene encoding carcinoembryonic antigen-related cell adhesion molecule 5-like, with product MALLTLLWLVLASFTGLAQGAGVLPETPLNESVGGTVMFTTTVTPTETQFFAVEWKFGDKVIFYFNAKNTTGPEYEGRIRVFMSTGSLELRNLSFNDSGEYSLTIIPVGASIIRGSTRLTVYEPVSNVVLTVSSTDLVEFNSTVRLSCSSSGSSLSFLWMNGSSEVTSGDRVQITDGGSTLTIVSVSRYDQGPFRCLVSNPVSDGTSGPVNLSISYGPENITLTSSVQEYTKNGSNVILSCSAVSEPPSQFYWFLNGDKLPDTGPELKLVNVQVNQSGNYSCQAFNQKTGIYGDSQPSPLTVLEIISGVFITSSTNLTIEGNTVNLTCEAIGSVFTRTWMKDGSELVLTDSIMFHDGNRVLSFSRINRGDSGEYFCNVSSPVSSEGTIYSMLVNHGPHNVHITGPSEIQLGKTLALSCSAESRPPASFTWKQDGTVIHNSAVFTKNITDMSDDGVYTCQAMNNVTGRTLSAEHKLTVTGRTSRSLSDGHIIGICIACIAVFVIACLLIFLWNRNRQKGSNMILSSTAAEGKDNMAYSSQEPNYTDVQFIRNKNSRTNQLDLQNNSSEYAELRVNNNPPPASSPPTYDVYLQRKRGAAPQPDASVAELYAQVHKNRH from the exons ATGGCGCTCCTAACTTTACTTTGGCTCGTCCTCGCGTCTTTTACAG GTTTAGCCCAAGGAGCCGGGGTGCTTCCAGAAACTCCCCTGAATGAATCTGTGGGAGGGACCGTGATGTTCACGACAACAGTGACTCCAACAGAAACACAGTTTTTCGCAGTGGAATGGAAATTTGGTGATAAAGTTATATTCTATTTCAATGCTAAGAACACAACCGGACCAGAATATGAAGGCAGGATCAGAGTTTTTATGTCTACTGGATCTCTGGAGCTCAGGAATCTGTCTTTTAATGACAGTGGAGAATATAGTCTTACTATTATACCAGTTGGAGCGTCAATAATCCGTGGAAGCACCAGACTGACTGTTTATG AACCAGTCTCTAATGTGGTGCTCACTGTCAGCAGCACAGACTTGGTGGAGTTCAACAGTACCGTCCGTCTGTCCTGCTCGTCCTCTGGGTCGTCCCTCTCCTTCTTGTGGATGAACGGCAGCTCTGAGGTTACATCCGGTGACAGAGTTCAGATCACCGATGGAGGTTCTACTCTCACTATAGTCAGCGTGAGCCGCTACGACCAGGGACCATTCAGGTGTCTGGTGTCCAATCCTGTCAGTGACGGTACCAGTGGTCCAGTAAACCTCTCCATCAGCT ACGGCCCAGAAAATATTACTTTGACATCTTCTGTCCAAGAATACACTAAGAATGGGTCAAATGTTATCCTGTCCTGCTCGGCTGTCTCCGAACCTCCGTCCCAGTTTTACTGGTTTCTGAATGGAGATAAACTGCCTGATACTGGACCAGAACTCAAGCTGGTGAATGTGCAAGTAAATCAGAGTGGAAACTACAGCTGTCAGGCCTTTAACCAGAAAACTGGCATATATGGAGACTCTCAGCCTTCACCATTGACTGTGTTGG AGATTATATCAGGTGTCTTCATCACATCATCAACCAACCTGACCATTGAGGGCAACACCGTCAACTTAACCTGCGAGGCCATTGGCTCTGTATTTACCAGAACGTGGATGAAGGACGGCTCAGAACTGGTTCTGACCGACAGCATAATGTTTCACGATGGGAACAGAGTGCTGTCATTCAGCAGAATCAATAGAGGAGACAGTGGAGAATATTTCTGTAACGTCAGCAGCCCTGTCAGCAGCGAAGGAACAATTTACAGCATGCTCGTTAACC aTGGGCCACATAATGTTCACATCACAGGTCCAAGTGAGATACAGCTGGGCAAGACCTTAGCATTAAGCTGCTCCGCTGAGTCCAGACCACCTGCAAGTTTCACCTGGAAACAGGATGGGACAGTGATACACAATTCTGCTGTGTTCACCAAAAATATCACTGATATGTCTGACGATGGCGTCTACACCTGCCAAGCCATGAATAATGTAACTGGGAGAACATTATCAGCGGAGCATAAATTGACTGTAACAG GCAGGACATCACGTTCTTTGAGTGATGGGCATATCATTGGAATATGTATCGCATGCATTGCCGTCTTTGTGATTGCATGTTTACTCATTTTTCTATGGAA CAGAAATAGGCAAAAGGGATCAAACATGATTCTTTCCAGCACAGCAG CTGAAGGCAAGGACAACATGGCGTATTCAAGTCAG GAGCCAAACTACACAGACGTCCAATTCATCCGGAACAAAAATAGTCGGACGAACCAGCTGGATCTACAGAACAACTCATCAGAATATGCTGAGCTCAGAGTGAACAACAATCCTCCTCCAGCATCCTCGCCTCCTACTTATGATGTTTACTTGCAGCGAAAACGGGGTGCAGCCCCTCAGCCTGATGCCAGTGTCGCTGAATTGTACGCTCAGGTTCACAAGAACAGACATTAG
- the LOC137912991 gene encoding carcinoembryonic antigen-related cell adhesion molecule 5-like yields MESPAVFVLILATISFEAAPAHTQTLLVSENPLPVGSQVTLYDKATVSTGAWIFENQFIVLIVPGQEIITNSYSNRVTLNTTANFTSLTIKSLTVEDSGMYTLQGLNSFSANAMLSVQEPVSDVTLKAKATNLVEYNDTAVLMCSVSNGTSLSYVWMNNSLAITASERIQFSDKGASLTIDKVTRYDGGPFRCNVSNAVSGGISPPVNLNISYGPSNTTLMIMPMKYTHKAGSNITLSCSTDSKPQATIKWMVDGMALDHSDSTLHLKSVTENDMGKYECIFHNAVTLRFDSANAMIKIEDPITAVVVKDKGKPAIVDKSFTMYCDATGSVGKVHWWKNGHNISSDNTTVFDMNKKTLTLNPVQVSDKGNYQCQAYNNVSSMTSDPYTLEVYYGPMKPTIMGPKYVKVGDNVTLSCNASSNPPSTYKWYFNGSMLADMSKYVTPPFTRNMSGKYTCMAFNNITGENSTVYKFLSVVDPITAVKIEAPMKHPVEGYSYYLTCNVTGPAEYVYWMKNGERLYGDDRKTMHMDNNTLKFYPVEYNDTGYYQCVATNVAWNKTSPAYKLLVYFGPKKPFIHGLGYAEKGKFAHFYCLAESLPLSYYSWWYNGSEVASTSLLVIGPLSYNMSGEYTCVAYNNVTGKNSTYSKMLTVIEAIESVMVKTDTVPIEFKDFTLICEVIGPYDKIYWMMDDMPLNHSYYYNYMYHNYTHHNYNYNYTYHNYNYTHHNYNYNYTYYNYNYNDNTTYTDMSYHTLKFTPVTKYNNGKYQCVATNRAGHHASAPYMLLVNYGPLNVTITRSDALFGLVTSLVCLADSHPECDFYWFLNNHTSPRETGSTISFPLIGNNEGNYTCKATNPVTGITMYQTKAVGHASALYTPFHGSLMLMGVFALSFTVLFN; encoded by the exons ATGGAGTCTCCAGCAGTGTTTGTCCTAATCCTGGCCACAATCTCTTTTGAAGCCG CCCCTGCACACACCCAGACTTTGCTCGTTTCTGAGAACCCCTTGCCAGTGGGCAGCCAAGTCACACTTTACGACAAAGCCACTGTCTCTACAGGCGCATGGATATTCGAAAATCAATTTATTGTGCTTATAGTCCCAGGACAGGAAATCATAACCAACTCTTACAGCAACAGGGTTACATTAAATACGACTGCTAATTTCACATCGCTGACCATAAAGTCGCTGACAGTGGAGGACTCCGGGATGTACACCTTACAGGGACTGAATTCGTTTTCAGCCAATGCAATGCTGTCAGTCCAAG aaccaGTTTCAGATGTGACTCTGAAGGCAAAAGCAACCAATCTGGTGGAGTACAATGACACAGCAGTCCTGATGTGTTCCGTGTCCAACGGGACGTCATTGTCTTATGTTTGGATGAACAACAGTCTTGCGATCACAGCCAGCGAGAGAATACAGTTCAGCGATAAGGGCGCCAGTCTAACTATTGACAAGGTGACCCGCTACGATGGGGGGCCATTCCGGTGCAACGTGTCCAATGCTGTCAGCGGTGGAATCAGTCCGCCAGTAAATCTGAACATCAGCT ATGGTCCAAGCAACACAACATTGATGATCATGCCCATGAAGTACACACATAAAGCTGGGTCGAACATCACACTCAGCTGCTCCACTGACTCCAAGCCTCAAGCAACGATTAAATGGATGGTTGACGGAATGGCTCTGGATCACTCCGACTCAACACTTCACCTTAAGAGTGTTACAGAGAACGACATGGGAAAATACgaatgcatatttcacaatGCAGTCACGCTCAGGTTCGACAGTGCAAATGCAATGATCAAGATTGAGG ACCCGATAACAGCAGTTGTGGTGAAGGACAAAGGTAAGCCAGCGATAGTCGACAAGTCGTTCACCATGTACTGCGATGCGACTGGATCCGTTGGCAAAGTCCACTGGTGGAAAAATGGTCATAATATTTCATCTGACAATACGACGGTATTTGACATGAACAAAAAGACACTAACCTTGAACCCAGTCCAAGTTTCAGATAAAGGAAATTATCAATGTCAGGCTTATAATAATGTGAGCTCAATGACCAGCGACCCCTATACATTGGAAGTATACT ATGGACCCATGAAACCAACCATCATGGGCCCAAAATATGTCAAAGTGGGAGACAACGTCACACTGAGCTGCAATGCCTCATCGAACCCGCCCAGCACCTACAAGTGGTACTTCAACGGTTCGATGTTGGCCGATATGTCTAAATATGTCACACCTCCTTTTACCCGCAACATGAGTGGGAAATACACCTGCATGGCCTTCAACAACATCACGGGGGAAAACAGCACTGTGTACAAGTTTCTTTCTGTTGTCG ATCCAATAACGGCTGTAAAGATAGAGGCGCCAATGAAGCATCCCGTTGAAGGTTATTCCTATTATCTGACATGCAATGTGACTGGGCCTGCTGAGTATGTTTACTGGATGAAAAATGGTGAACGCCTGTATGGGGACGACAGAAAAACTATGCACATGGATAACAACACACTCAAATTCTATCCCGTTGAATACAATGATACCGGATATTATCAGTGTGTTGCTACCAATGTCGCCTGGAACAAAACCAGCCCTGCTTATAAACTCCTTGTGTACT TTGGACCGAAAAAACCCTTCATTCATGGGCTGGGTTATGCAGAGAAAGGAAAATTTGCTCATTTCTACTGTTTGGCAGAGTCGCTGCCTCTCAGTTACTACAGCTGGTGGTACAATGGCTCTGAAGTGGCCAGTACTTCATTGCTGGTAATCGGTCCTTTGTCTTACAATATGAGTGGAGAGTACACCTGCGTGGCTTACAATAATGTAACCGGAAAGAACAGCACATACTCCAAGATGCTCACGGTCATCG AGGCTATAGAGTCAGTGATGGTCAAAACCGACACAGTTCCAATAGAGTTTAAAGACTTCACTCTCATCTGTGAGGTCATCGGGCCCTACGACAAGATCTactggatgatggatgatatGCCCCTCAACCACTCATACT ACTACAACTACATGTACCACAACTACACGCACCACAACTACAACTACAACTACACGTACCACAACTACAACTACACACACCACAACTACAACTACAACTACACGTACTACAACTACAACTACAATGACAACACAACTTATACAGATATGTCTTACCACACGCTGAAGTTCACTCCAGTGACGAAGTACAATAATGGGAAATATCAGTGTGTCGCCACCAACCGGGCAGGTCATCACGCCAGCGCCCCGTACATGCTGCTGGTCAACT atggGCCTCTGAACGTGACTATCACTAGATCAGACGCATTATTTGGCCTCGTCACTTCCCTGGTGTGCTTGGCTGATTCTCATCCAGAATGCGACTTCTACTGGTTCCTCAACAATCACACGTCACCTCGAGAGACTGGCTCTACTATTTCTTTCCCTTTAATAGGAAATAATGAGGGGAACTACACATGTAAGGCGACAAACCCTGTGACTGGTATCACGATGTACCAAACCAAAGCCGTCG GTCACGCCTCAGCTCTCTACACCCCATTTCACGGCAGTCTGATGTTGATGGGTGTGTTTGCTTTATCTTTCACTGTTCTGTTCAACTGA
- the pafah1b3 gene encoding platelet-activating factor acetylhydrolase IB subunit gamma: MSAEDPNPAATPTPCVDVQGDGRWMSLHNRFVSDSKDKEPDVLFVGDSLIQLMHQFGIWRQLFSPLHALNFGVGSDATQHVLWRLSNGELDNISPKVVVLWVGTNNHGHTAEQICGGIMAIIQVIKNKLPNARTLVINLLPRGKMPNPLRERNAKVNNLVCDAVSSLPHASVLDVDPGFVHCNGSISHQDMYDYLHLTPQGYQRVCEPLHAHLKSMLDKSC, encoded by the exons ATGAGTGCAGAAGACCCAAACCCAGCCGCCACACCCACTCCCTGTGTGGACGTCCAAGGAGATGGACGATGGATGTCTCTG CACAACCGCTTTGTGTCTGATAGCAAAGACAAAGAGCCTGATGTCCTGTTTGTTGGAGACTCGCTCATTCAGCTCATGCATCAGTTTGGG ATATGGCGACAGCTGTTTTCTCCCCTCCATGCCCTCAATTTTGGGGTTGGTAGTGATGCAACACAACATGTGCTGTGGAGACTAAGCAACGGTGAACTGGATAACATCAGCCCAAAG gtTGTAGTGCTGTGGGTAGGCACTAACAATCATGGTCACACTGCTGAACAGATCTGTGGAGGCATCATGGCTATTATCCAGGTCATCAAAAACAAGCTCCCCAATGCCCGGACACTTGTAATA AATTTACTGCCCAGAGGTAAAATGCCAAACCCACTGCGAGAGCGAAATGCCAAGGTGAACAACTTGGTTTGTGATGCTGTATCTTCCCTTCCCCATGCATCTGTCCTTGATGTGGATCCAGGATTTGTCCACTGCAATGGTAGCATCTCCCATCAGGACATGTATGATTACCTTCACCTGACTCCTCAAGGCTatcagcgtgtgtgtgaacCCCTGCATGCCCATCTTAAATCCATGCTAGATAAATCCTGCTGA